In Pseudobythopirellula maris, a single window of DNA contains:
- the pxpB gene encoding 5-oxoprolinase subunit PxpB, whose translation MPRSSPRRTTALGDSALRIECADSAVALAAALAAAAPTGVTDIVPAYGVVVVHFDPLHAGQEAVAEWAAGVRLGKASKQKPAEVEVPVLYQGEDLAEVARHCGLSAEEVIERHAGAAYRVRAVGFLPGFPYLDGLPPELATPRRATPRTRVPAGAVGIGGAQTGVYPLASPGGWNLIGQTPIELFDPDREPPALLRPGDMVRFRPIDGERYEKLLQAEETMAAEGNDRALSVAAMKVLDGGAQTTVQDLGRPGLQSIGVTPGGAMDPVAARLANLLVGNRENAPLLEAVLRGPKLRAQCDVTAAVVGGHGEATGRPFSLAKGDTLDARQIAPGARAYVAVAGGVGVPRRLGGRGANLRAGLSGMLGRALVKGDRLGLLATTPPPSAAGHHWFVRPETLTPADPEGKLRVLRGPQADWFSEEAWRRLLGEAFDVAPQSDRMGVRLAGPTLATKQTADMMSEPVVAGAIQTPPSGDPIVLAADRQTIGGYPVIACLATADLPRLGQLRPGDQVRFREIDRAEALALLKEREKNFAVLRRGLELRG comes from the coding sequence TCGAGTGCGCCGACAGCGCCGTTGCGCTGGCCGCCGCGCTCGCCGCGGCTGCGCCCACGGGGGTGACCGACATCGTGCCGGCCTACGGCGTGGTCGTGGTCCACTTCGATCCTTTGCATGCCGGCCAGGAAGCGGTCGCCGAATGGGCGGCCGGCGTGCGATTGGGCAAGGCCTCGAAGCAGAAACCGGCGGAGGTCGAGGTCCCCGTGCTCTACCAAGGGGAAGACTTGGCCGAGGTCGCCCGCCACTGCGGGCTCTCCGCCGAGGAGGTGATCGAACGCCACGCCGGCGCAGCGTACCGCGTGCGGGCGGTCGGCTTCCTGCCCGGCTTCCCTTACCTCGACGGCCTGCCGCCCGAACTCGCCACGCCGCGGCGGGCCACGCCGCGCACCCGTGTGCCGGCCGGTGCGGTCGGCATCGGCGGCGCCCAAACCGGCGTCTACCCGCTCGCCTCGCCCGGCGGGTGGAACCTGATCGGCCAAACGCCGATCGAGCTGTTCGACCCCGACCGCGAGCCCCCCGCGCTGCTGCGGCCGGGAGACATGGTGCGGTTTCGGCCGATCGACGGCGAGCGGTACGAGAAGCTCCTGCAAGCCGAGGAGACCATGGCGGCAGAAGGCAACGACCGGGCGCTGAGCGTGGCGGCCATGAAGGTGCTCGACGGGGGCGCCCAAACCACGGTGCAAGACCTCGGCCGGCCCGGCCTGCAATCGATCGGCGTCACGCCCGGCGGAGCGATGGACCCGGTCGCCGCGCGCCTGGCGAACCTGCTGGTCGGCAACCGCGAGAACGCCCCGCTGCTTGAGGCGGTGCTACGCGGCCCGAAGCTCCGCGCGCAATGCGACGTAACCGCGGCGGTCGTCGGCGGCCACGGCGAAGCGACGGGGCGTCCCTTCTCGCTCGCCAAGGGCGACACGCTCGACGCCCGCCAGATCGCCCCCGGCGCGCGGGCCTACGTGGCCGTCGCCGGCGGCGTCGGCGTTCCGCGGCGTCTCGGCGGACGCGGCGCCAACCTGCGAGCCGGACTGTCGGGAATGCTCGGACGAGCGCTCGTGAAAGGCGACCGGCTGGGGCTGCTCGCCACGACCCCCCCGCCAAGCGCCGCTGGCCATCATTGGTTCGTCCGCCCCGAGACGCTCACACCGGCCGACCCCGAAGGCAAACTGCGAGTGCTGCGCGGCCCGCAGGCCGATTGGTTCAGCGAGGAGGCATGGCGCCGTCTGCTCGGCGAAGCGTTCGACGTGGCGCCGCAGAGCGATCGCATGGGCGTGCGGCTCGCGGGCCCCACGCTCGCAACGAAGCAAACGGCCGACATGATGTCGGAGCCGGTCGTGGCGGGCGCCATCCAGACGCCCCCCTCGGGCGATCCGATCGTGCTCGCCGCCGATCGGCAGACGATCGGCGGCTACCCGGTGATCGCCTGCCTGGCGACGGCCGATCTGCCGCGATTGGGACAGCTGCGGCCCGGCGATCAGGTCCGCTTCCGCGAGATCGATCGGGCCGAGGCGCTCGCGTTGCTTAAAGAGCGAGAGAAGAACTTCGCGGTCCTGCGGCGGGGACTCGAACTCCGTGGCTGA
- the pxpA gene encoding 5-oxoprolinase subunit PxpA: protein MADPLNKPGSRRTIDLNGDVGEGVGDDAALIPLLTSANLACGGHAGGAQAMSEAIACCLASGVAIGAHPGYEDRENFGRVAVAMSPAALEAMVLRQAAALQELAAKRGAAVAHLKPHGALYHTASIDAAAAGAVAEAAARLGPRTALVGPAGSELAHAAQIRGLPFVREAFADRAYNADGHLVPRSDPRGVITDNAHAIAQGLRLASAGEVQTVDRAIDGAAEGAVVRVPCDTLCVHGDHPGAIALAAQLRAALIHAGVELHTAGVHRG, encoded by the coding sequence GTGGCTGACCCCCTCAACAAGCCCGGTTCGCGGCGCACGATCGACCTGAACGGCGACGTCGGCGAGGGCGTGGGCGACGACGCGGCGTTGATCCCGCTGCTCACCTCGGCCAACCTCGCCTGCGGCGGCCACGCCGGCGGCGCGCAAGCAATGAGCGAAGCGATCGCCTGCTGTCTCGCCAGCGGTGTGGCGATCGGCGCCCATCCCGGCTACGAAGATCGCGAGAACTTTGGCCGCGTCGCGGTCGCCATGTCGCCCGCCGCGTTGGAAGCGATGGTCCTCAGGCAAGCCGCGGCGCTGCAAGAACTCGCCGCCAAGCGGGGGGCGGCCGTCGCGCATCTCAAGCCGCACGGGGCGCTCTACCACACGGCGTCGATCGACGCCGCCGCCGCCGGGGCCGTCGCCGAGGCGGCGGCGCGGCTCGGCCCGCGCACCGCCCTGGTCGGCCCGGCCGGAAGCGAACTCGCCCATGCCGCGCAGATTCGCGGCTTGCCGTTCGTGCGCGAGGCGTTCGCCGACCGCGCCTACAATGCCGATGGCCACCTAGTCCCGCGCAGCGACCCGCGCGGCGTGATCACCGACAACGCCCACGCCATCGCGCAGGGGCTGCGGCTGGCTAGCGCCGGTGAGGTTCAAACCGTCGACAGAGCCATTGATGGGGCCGCCGAAGGGGCCGTGGTGCGGGTCCCGTGCGACACGCTCTGCGTCCATGGCGACCACCCGGGAGCGATCGCCCTCGCCGCCCAACTGCGAGCGGCTCTGATCCATGCGGGCGTCGAACTGCACACAGCCGGCGTACACCGCGGCTGA
- a CDS encoding Dabb family protein translates to MPDAPRPLAHVVFFTLKDRTSENVQKLIDSCQEHLTGHEGTLFYGAGPRGEEFDRPVNDSEYDVGLHVIFDSKASQDAYQGHERHQQFIAANKESWAQIRVFDTYL, encoded by the coding sequence ATGCCCGACGCCCCCCGCCCGCTCGCTCACGTCGTTTTCTTCACTCTGAAGGATCGCACGAGCGAGAACGTTCAGAAGCTCATCGACTCTTGCCAAGAGCACCTCACCGGCCACGAGGGAACACTCTTCTACGGCGCCGGGCCGCGGGGCGAAGAGTTCGACCGACCGGTGAACGACAGCGAGTACGACGTCGGCCTGCACGTCATCTTCGACTCGAAGGCGTCGCAAGACGCCTACCAGGGCCACGAGCGGCACCAGCAATTCATCGCCGCCAACAAAGAGTCGTGGGCGCAGATCCGGGTGTTTGACACCTACCTGTGA
- the ppk1 gene encoding polyphosphate kinase 1, whose amino-acid sequence MPNLPTDLPENFINRELSWLEFNQRVLEEAQDESIPVLERVKFLAIFASNLDEFFMVRVAGLREQVFGALAPQDPPPDGMTPMAILQRCVVRTRELVEQQYACWNDSVKPALDAAGIGLRTEADLTAAQRKTIDKYFRQQVFPVLTPMAIDPSHPSPHFHNRGLYLAATLKRRRGIGPERMFAVVQLPQMTPRLVPVDPGGTTEFLMLEDIVAARLHELFVGYDVVKWGEFRITRDMDIDLLDEEGDDLLRAIEGRLRSRARSEAVRVEASDRLAPDLLDVIVREEEVHRGDPADPSAYGEVYKVDGPLDLSCLMSLPSLTERGDLLNPPFTPRLPNSLAIKGDLFDRISAGDVLLHHPFDSFQPVVEFVTQAARDPQVLAIKQTLYRTSGDSPIVSSLIEAAESGKHVTALVELKARFDEANNISWARRMERSGVHVVYGFMNLKTHCKLCLVVRQEGGKRVRNYAHLGTGNYNPTTARLYTDIGLFTADRAMTEDVSAVFNFLTGYSQHHQWQKLVVAPVDLHDQTIRLIEEQTDRASRGKPARVIAKLNSLADRETIEALYRASQAGVSIDLVIRGICCLRPGIEGLSENIRVRSIVDRFLEHSRILVFGEGSRQKVYLASADWMPRNFERRVEVMFPVEDPELRQRITQEILPIYLNDNERARLLTPSGSYEHAAPGKSGEERRSQLELIDIANGRPSAPVVTDTSTPSKRKPPARKSAAKKTAVTKSLANGASKTPKPRKSDTPK is encoded by the coding sequence ATGCCCAATCTTCCCACCGACTTACCCGAGAACTTCATCAACCGCGAGCTCAGCTGGTTGGAGTTCAACCAGCGCGTGCTCGAAGAGGCGCAGGATGAGTCGATCCCGGTGTTGGAGCGGGTGAAGTTCCTCGCGATCTTCGCGTCGAACCTCGACGAATTCTTCATGGTCCGCGTGGCCGGATTGCGCGAGCAGGTGTTCGGCGCCCTCGCGCCGCAAGACCCGCCGCCGGACGGCATGACGCCGATGGCCATCCTGCAACGCTGCGTGGTGCGCACGCGCGAACTGGTCGAGCAGCAATACGCCTGCTGGAACGATTCGGTCAAACCGGCGCTCGACGCGGCCGGCATCGGGCTGCGCACCGAAGCCGACCTCACGGCCGCCCAGCGCAAGACAATCGACAAGTACTTCCGCCAGCAGGTGTTCCCGGTCCTCACCCCGATGGCGATCGACCCGAGCCACCCGAGCCCCCACTTCCACAACCGCGGCTTGTACCTGGCGGCCACCCTCAAGCGGCGTCGCGGCATCGGGCCGGAGCGGATGTTCGCCGTGGTGCAGCTGCCGCAGATGACGCCGCGGCTTGTGCCGGTCGACCCCGGCGGGACGACCGAGTTCCTGATGCTCGAAGACATCGTCGCCGCTCGCTTGCACGAGTTGTTCGTCGGCTACGACGTAGTGAAGTGGGGCGAGTTCCGCATCACGCGCGACATGGACATCGACCTGCTCGACGAGGAGGGAGACGACCTGCTGCGTGCGATCGAGGGCCGCCTACGCAGCCGCGCCCGCAGCGAGGCGGTTCGGGTCGAGGCGTCCGACCGGCTCGCGCCCGATCTGTTGGATGTGATCGTCAGAGAGGAAGAGGTGCACCGCGGCGACCCGGCCGACCCCTCGGCGTACGGCGAGGTTTACAAGGTCGACGGCCCGCTCGACCTGTCGTGCCTGATGTCGCTTCCGTCGCTCACCGAGCGCGGCGACCTGCTCAACCCGCCGTTCACCCCGCGGCTGCCCAACTCGTTGGCGATCAAGGGCGACCTGTTCGATCGCATCTCGGCGGGCGACGTGCTGCTGCACCACCCGTTCGACTCGTTCCAGCCCGTCGTGGAGTTCGTCACCCAGGCGGCCCGCGACCCGCAGGTGCTGGCCATCAAGCAAACGCTCTACCGCACGAGCGGCGACTCGCCGATCGTCAGCTCGCTGATCGAGGCCGCCGAGTCGGGCAAGCACGTCACGGCGCTCGTTGAGCTCAAGGCCCGCTTCGACGAGGCGAACAACATCTCTTGGGCCCGCCGCATGGAGCGTTCCGGCGTCCACGTGGTGTACGGCTTCATGAATCTCAAGACCCACTGCAAGCTCTGCCTGGTCGTCCGCCAGGAGGGGGGCAAGCGGGTCCGCAATTACGCCCACCTCGGCACGGGAAACTACAACCCGACCACCGCCAGGCTCTACACCGACATCGGCCTGTTCACCGCCGACCGGGCGATGACCGAAGACGTGTCGGCCGTGTTCAACTTCCTCACCGGCTACTCGCAGCACCACCAGTGGCAGAAGCTGGTCGTGGCCCCGGTGGACCTGCACGACCAAACGATCCGACTGATCGAGGAGCAGACCGATCGCGCCAGCCGCGGCAAGCCGGCCCGTGTGATCGCCAAGCTCAACTCGCTCGCCGACCGCGAGACGATCGAGGCGCTCTACCGGGCGAGCCAGGCGGGCGTGTCGATCGACCTGGTGATCCGCGGCATCTGCTGCCTGCGGCCCGGCATCGAGGGGCTCAGCGAGAACATCCGCGTCCGCAGCATCGTCGACCGCTTCCTGGAGCACAGCCGCATCCTGGTGTTCGGCGAGGGCTCGAGGCAAAAGGTCTACCTGGCGAGCGCCGACTGGATGCCGCGCAACTTCGAGCGCCGCGTCGAGGTGATGTTCCCGGTCGAGGACCCCGAGTTGCGGCAGCGGATCACGCAGGAGATCTTGCCGATCTACCTGAACGACAACGAGCGGGCACGGCTGCTCACCCCCAGCGGGTCCTACGAGCACGCGGCGCCCGGCAAATCGGGCGAGGAACGCCGCAGCCAACTGGAGCTGATCGACATCGCCAACGGCCGGCCCTCGGCGCCAGTCGTCACGGACACGAGCACCCCCAGCAAGCGCAAGCCCCCGGCCCGCAAGTCGGCCGCCAAAAAAACGGCGGTGACCAAGTCGCTCGCCAACGGCGCGTCGAAGACCCCCAAGCCCCGCAAGAGCGACACGCCGAAGTAG
- a CDS encoding tetratricopeptide repeat protein: MDEHNEAIRLDPQDANAYVKRSFAWHTKGDNDRAIADCTEAIRLDPHSAEAYLGRGFSWREKGEYDKALADYSKAIAIDPNSAYAHYARGIALTEQGAYDKAVLDCTEAIRLDPEDPSGQHSYYIRSRAWAGKGDFNRAIADCTEAMRLKPQWGNAYCSRGGYWGQKGDHGKAIADYNEAVRLDPQSPYAYNGRAAMWCEIGEYDKAIADLSEAIRFAPHDAYAYHARGYNWYSKGEHDKAIADYNEAIRFKPQCTDAYIGRGLSHDKKGDFDKAIADYNEAIRLEPQSADSYYRRGLSHEKKGNFDDAIVDYTEASRLDPQSVDACYRRGLSHKKKGEYDDAIVDYTEVIRLDPLGAIVSSALYSRGVAWKAKGEYEKAIADCTQAIRLEPQYTNAYIGRGLCWASIGDFNKAIADYNKAIRLDTESADAYHNRGTAWVNKGEYEKAIADFTTTIRLDPQDAKTHNNRGIAWSRKGNYPEAIADYSQAICLDPGCASRYSVLSWLLATCPDGRYRDGAKAVQLAEKASELVSEMNIKQLHGLATAHAENGSFDEAIAWQKKALDLATAEDEPSMRQCLIWYEAGKPYSEL, translated from the coding sequence ATGGACGAGCACAACGAAGCCATACGCCTCGACCCCCAAGACGCTAACGCCTACGTCAAACGCAGCTTCGCGTGGCACACGAAAGGCGACAATGACAGAGCGATCGCCGACTGTACCGAAGCCATTCGCCTCGATCCGCATTCTGCCGAAGCTTACTTAGGACGTGGTTTCTCATGGAGGGAGAAAGGCGAGTACGACAAGGCTCTCGCCGACTATAGCAAAGCCATCGCTATCGATCCAAACAGTGCTTACGCCCATTACGCCCGCGGTATCGCACTGACTGAGCAAGGCGCGTACGACAAAGCGGTGTTGGACTGCACCGAAGCCATCCGCCTCGACCCAGAAGACCCGTCTGGCCAGCACTCCTATTACATTCGCAGCCGGGCTTGGGCGGGGAAGGGAGACTTCAACAGGGCGATCGCGGACTGCACCGAGGCCATGCGGCTCAAACCGCAATGGGGCAATGCTTACTGCAGCCGTGGCGGCTACTGGGGTCAGAAAGGCGACCATGGCAAGGCGATCGCCGACTACAACGAAGCCGTCCGTCTCGACCCCCAAAGTCCTTATGCATATAACGGCCGTGCCGCCATGTGGTGCGAGATAGGCGAGTACGACAAAGCGATCGCCGACCTGAGCGAAGCCATCCGCTTCGCCCCCCACGACGCCTACGCGTACCACGCCCGGGGGTACAATTGGTACAGCAAGGGCGAGCACGACAAGGCGATCGCCGACTACAACGAAGCGATCCGCTTCAAACCGCAGTGCACCGACGCTTACATCGGCCGCGGCTTGTCTCACGATAAGAAAGGTGATTTCGACAAGGCGATCGCCGACTACAACGAAGCGATCCGCCTCGAACCACAGTCTGCCGACTCCTACTACCGCCGTGGCTTGTCTCACGAAAAGAAAGGTAATTTCGACGACGCGATCGTCGACTACACCGAAGCGAGTCGCCTCGACCCTCAGTCTGTCGATGCCTGCTACCGCCGTGGATTGTCTCACAAAAAGAAGGGTGAGTACGATGACGCGATCGTCGACTACACCGAAGTGATCCGTCTCGACCCACTAGGCGCCATAGTCAGCAGCGCCTTGTACAGCCGCGGCGTGGCCTGGAAGGCAAAGGGCGAATACGAAAAAGCCATCGCCGACTGCACCCAAGCGATCCGCCTCGAACCGCAGTACACTAACGCTTACATCGGACGCGGCTTGTGCTGGGCCAGCATAGGAGATTTCAACAAGGCCATCGCCGACTACAACAAAGCCATCCGCCTCGACACCGAATCTGCCGACGCCTACCACAACCGTGGCACCGCTTGGGTGAACAAAGGCGAATACGAAAAGGCGATCGCCGACTTTACAACAACCATCCGCCTCGACCCACAAGACGCCAAAACCCACAACAACCGCGGCATCGCGTGGAGCCGGAAAGGAAATTACCCCGAGGCCATTGCTGACTACTCGCAAGCCATTTGCCTCGATCCAGGTTGCGCCTCACGTTACAGCGTTCTCTCTTGGCTCTTGGCGACCTGTCCTGACGGCCGGTACCGCGACGGCGCCAAGGCCGTCCAATTGGCCGAAAAGGCAAGCGAGCTCGTCAGTGAAATGAATATTAAACAACTGCATGGGCTTGCCACAGCCCACGCCGAAAATGGGAGCTTCGATGAAGCCATTGCGTGGCAAAAAAAGGCTCTCGATCTAGCCACTGCAGAAGACGAACCATCCATGCGACAATGCCTAATCTGGTACGAGGCTGGCAAGCCTTACTCTGAGTTGTGA
- a CDS encoding DUF4394 domain-containing protein yields MATRRIFASTFALALVALAPHHAAAEALFGLAGSGINQRLVVINTNTNAVTYNTPISGLVDALGAESLQSIDVRPATGELFGLDNNSNLYTIAPLTGMSTLVGQLSPTPTGTPSTRTIDFNPTVDRIRVLGDSPSNNNLRVNPNDASTLVDGTLAFGAGDTNEGERPFVVGGAYTNSVPGATSTMLYDVEAGLDVLVTQSPANDGTLQTVGPLGVNLINTANASFEISGATGDAYLVFTGFLGSGGNVLYSVDLGTGAATSTGPITGVPSGSVTDIAAVAQNAFPQQFIPEPASLMLLAIAGMLGACGRRAR; encoded by the coding sequence ATGGCAACACGCCGAATCTTTGCGTCCACGTTCGCTCTCGCTTTGGTCGCTCTCGCTCCTCATCACGCCGCCGCCGAGGCGCTCTTTGGGCTCGCTGGCAGCGGGATCAACCAGCGTCTGGTGGTGATCAATACGAACACCAACGCGGTGACCTACAACACGCCGATCAGCGGCTTGGTCGACGCCCTCGGCGCCGAGTCGCTACAGAGCATCGACGTCCGCCCGGCGACCGGTGAGCTGTTTGGCTTGGACAACAACAGCAACCTCTACACGATCGCTCCGCTCACGGGCATGAGCACTCTGGTGGGTCAGCTCTCTCCCACACCGACCGGCACCCCTTCGACGAGGACCATCGATTTCAACCCGACGGTCGACCGGATCCGCGTGCTCGGCGACTCGCCCAGCAACAACAACCTCCGCGTGAATCCCAACGACGCCTCGACGCTGGTCGACGGCACGCTCGCCTTCGGCGCAGGAGACACGAACGAGGGCGAGCGGCCCTTCGTCGTGGGGGGCGCCTACACCAACAGCGTGCCCGGCGCGACGTCGACGATGCTGTACGACGTCGAGGCAGGCCTGGACGTGCTGGTCACGCAGTCGCCGGCCAACGACGGCACGCTGCAGACGGTCGGCCCGCTGGGCGTCAACCTGATCAACACGGCGAACGCGAGCTTCGAGATCTCGGGCGCCACAGGCGACGCCTACCTGGTGTTCACCGGATTCCTGGGGAGCGGCGGCAACGTGCTCTACTCGGTGGACCTCGGAACCGGCGCCGCCACGTCGACCGGCCCGATCACGGGCGTGCCCAGCGGCAGCGTGACCGACATCGCCGCGGTGGCTCAGAACGCTTTCCCTCAGCAGTTCATCCCTGAACCGGCTTCGCTCATGCTGCTCGCCATCGCCGGGATGCTGGGGGCCTGCGGCCGTCGCGCTCGGTGA
- a CDS encoding lipase family protein, translating into MSNPAKLPFPIDCAPIDGAPIDAAPPVESLPPFVATSLLDGAIEGLTFLERSLLFAELSRLSYFSRAEAGLVANAIGFPEIRFYDRDGAQAYIFSNDTDTVVTCRGTEPNEWNDVRADLDAAWDAGETVGRVHRGFKREVDDLWPRLEEALRSNDQTLWFAGHSLGGAMAAICGGRCKLSAIDSNPRAIYTYGSPRVGNKRYINHVKLEYYRWVNNNDIVPRVPPAWLGYAHGGREIYLNRKGQISDVEGVWKMRDRFWGFWRSLRRGRVDHFSDHLMTEYIGALQVLVDKESRGSRPRGLERFETTQPSPPSQFQVTLADEPAKKPASASAV; encoded by the coding sequence GTGAGCAACCCCGCCAAGCTTCCCTTTCCCATCGACTGCGCCCCGATCGACGGCGCTCCGATCGACGCTGCCCCGCCGGTGGAGAGCCTGCCTCCCTTCGTGGCCACCTCGCTGCTGGACGGCGCGATCGAGGGGCTCACGTTCCTCGAGCGATCGCTGCTGTTCGCCGAGCTCTCGCGGCTCTCGTACTTCAGCCGCGCCGAGGCGGGCCTGGTGGCCAACGCCATCGGTTTCCCCGAGATCCGCTTCTACGACCGCGACGGCGCCCAGGCGTACATCTTTTCGAACGACACCGACACCGTGGTCACCTGCCGCGGCACCGAGCCGAACGAGTGGAACGACGTGCGGGCCGATCTCGACGCCGCCTGGGACGCCGGCGAGACGGTCGGCCGTGTGCACCGCGGCTTCAAACGCGAGGTCGACGACCTCTGGCCGCGGCTCGAGGAGGCGCTCCGCAGCAACGATCAAACGCTGTGGTTCGCCGGCCACTCGCTCGGCGGCGCGATGGCCGCCATCTGCGGCGGGCGCTGCAAGCTCTCGGCGATCGACTCGAACCCGCGCGCGATCTACACCTACGGCTCGCCGCGCGTCGGCAACAAGCGGTACATCAACCACGTGAAGCTCGAGTACTACCGCTGGGTGAACAACAACGACATCGTTCCCCGCGTCCCGCCGGCGTGGTTAGGCTACGCCCACGGCGGCCGCGAGATCTACCTCAACCGCAAGGGCCAGATCAGCGACGTCGAGGGCGTGTGGAAGATGCGCGACCGCTTCTGGGGCTTCTGGCGCTCGCTGCGCCGCGGCCGAGTCGACCACTTCTCCGATCACCTGATGACCGAGTACATCGGCGCGCTCCAGGTGTTGGTCGACAAGGAGAGCCGCGGTTCGCGGCCGCGGGGGCTGGAGCGTTTCGAGACGACGCAACCCAGCCCGCCGTCGCAATTCCAGGTCACTCTGGCCGACGAGCCGGCGAAGAAACCGGCTTCCGCTTCCGCGGTGTGA
- a CDS encoding DnaJ C-terminal domain-containing protein has translation MAEDYYKVLGVKRNAQEDEIRRAYRELARKYHPDLHPDDESAKKKFQEVQVAFEVLNDKKKREKYDKFGAGFENMSGGPGRRGWPGAGAGGPGGGGAHEFDFDLNDIFGGSAKAGRGGGGGFADLFKQFGGGAAGAGPGAATGRPPAKGADLEHEITIPFATAVLGGEAAIQVRRANGREETISVKIPAGVDDGKKIRLKGQGDPGPRGAAGDLLLTIRAAPHPCYRRTGNRLDVTVPITLAEAARGAKVDVPTPRGVITLTIPAGSSSGKRLRVKGHGVRAKDKPAGDLYAEIEIAMPEGLSDKEIEQIAKIAEKHPQEPRADLRW, from the coding sequence ATGGCCGAAGATTACTACAAGGTGCTAGGCGTCAAGCGCAACGCCCAGGAGGACGAGATCCGCCGGGCGTATCGCGAGCTCGCGCGCAAGTACCACCCCGACCTCCACCCCGACGACGAGTCGGCCAAGAAGAAGTTCCAAGAGGTGCAAGTCGCGTTCGAGGTGCTCAACGATAAGAAGAAGCGCGAGAAGTACGACAAGTTTGGCGCCGGCTTCGAGAACATGTCGGGTGGACCGGGCCGGCGGGGCTGGCCCGGGGCGGGCGCGGGGGGGCCCGGAGGAGGCGGGGCGCACGAGTTCGACTTCGACCTGAACGACATCTTCGGCGGCTCGGCGAAAGCGGGCCGCGGGGGCGGCGGCGGTTTCGCTGATTTGTTCAAGCAGTTCGGCGGCGGCGCCGCGGGCGCCGGCCCGGGCGCCGCCACCGGCAGGCCCCCGGCCAAGGGCGCCGACCTGGAGCACGAGATCACGATCCCCTTCGCCACGGCGGTGCTCGGCGGCGAAGCGGCCATCCAGGTCCGCCGCGCGAACGGCCGCGAGGAAACGATCTCGGTCAAGATCCCCGCAGGCGTGGATGACGGCAAGAAGATCCGCCTGAAGGGCCAGGGCGACCCCGGCCCGCGCGGCGCGGCGGGCGACCTGCTGCTCACCATCCGAGCGGCGCCCCACCCCTGCTACCGCCGCACGGGCAACCGGCTCGACGTGACCGTGCCGATCACGCTGGCCGAGGCGGCCCGCGGGGCGAAGGTCGACGTGCCGACGCCGCGCGGCGTCATCACCCTCACCATCCCGGCCGGCTCCTCGAGCGGCAAGCGGCTGCGGGTCAAAGGACACGGTGTGAGAGCGAAGGACAAGCCGGCCGGCGATCTCTACGCCGAGATCGAGATCGCGATGCCCGAAGGCCTCAGCGACAAGGAAATCGAGCAGATCGCGAAGATCGCCGAGAAGCATCCCCAAGAGCCAAGGGCGGACCTGCGGTGGTGA
- the rnpA gene encoding ribonuclease P protein component has translation MPDFSFPKNARLLKKAEFDAVFAAKSSASDGVLLVFARPNGLGRPRLGLAVSRKVGNAVARNRWKRLLREAFRLAQHELPAVDLVCLPRLRGKPRFAEVDSSLRRLAGKATKRAEQRAKKRDAPPGGPS, from the coding sequence GTGCCCGACTTTTCCTTCCCCAAGAACGCGCGGCTGCTGAAGAAGGCGGAGTTCGACGCCGTCTTCGCCGCCAAGTCGAGCGCGTCGGACGGGGTGCTGCTCGTCTTCGCCCGGCCCAACGGCCTGGGGCGGCCCCGGCTGGGATTGGCCGTCTCGCGCAAAGTGGGCAACGCGGTGGCGCGCAACCGCTGGAAACGGCTCCTGCGTGAGGCGTTTCGGCTCGCCCAACACGAGCTGCCGGCCGTGGACCTCGTCTGCCTGCCGCGGCTGCGTGGCAAGCCTCGATTCGCCGAGGTCGACAGCTCGCTGCGGCGCCTGGCGGGCAAGGCGACCAAGCGCGCCGAGCAACGCGCCAAGAAGCGCGACGCTCCGCCCGGGGGCCCATCGTGA
- the yidD gene encoding membrane protein insertion efficiency factor YidD, translated as MIASLRFLIEGIRLLALLALLAAVGLYQRFVSPLLGPSCRFTPTCSQYCVQAVLRYGVLAGSWRAVRRVCRCHPWNTGGWDPP; from the coding sequence GTGATCGCGTCGCTGCGGTTCCTGATCGAGGGGATTCGCCTGCTGGCGCTGCTGGCGTTGCTGGCGGCGGTCGGGCTTTACCAACGCTTCGTGAGCCCGTTGCTGGGGCCGAGCTGTCGGTTCACGCCCACGTGCAGCCAGTACTGCGTGCAGGCGGTGCTGCGCTACGGCGTGCTGGCGGGCTCGTGGCGGGCCGTGCGCCGTGTCTGCCGCTGCCACCCCTGGAACACCGGCGGCTGGGACCCGCCTTAA